A region from the Lolium perenne isolate Kyuss_39 chromosome 4, Kyuss_2.0, whole genome shotgun sequence genome encodes:
- the LOC127296756 gene encoding hydroquinone glucosyltransferase-like produces MDTFNTRGTGSERPRPHVVLLASPSAGHQIPLAELARRLVEHHGFAVTLVTFANFPLPAHVVASCIPPATVATAVLPAVDMDDVPAHEWHDIIQVFVQLVRRSLPNLRDLLRRIHATAGPLAAFVPDIFCSEALLVAGDVGVPGYFFLPSNLNWLALERRFVELHRGLPPGEYRDFPEDVEFAEGVSLHRTELPVVFRNSNSLDFQRLLVSSRRYLLADGFLVNTFDEMEPALVEAFKVAAEQGTFPPVFATGPLIRPSKQEPDVDDRHCLCLEWLDRQPIGSVVYVSFSTLGGLSLEQTTEVAAGLEGSGQRFLWVVRMPNLALPAAADGDPLALLPEGFLERTAARGLAVTAWTPQVRVLSHPATAAFLSHCGWNSTLESVQSGVPMVTLPMGADQTMNAAILEEKLGMALRPSAREDGIVGREEIATAVKELLVEGERRRDARRRAGEMQQAAVSAWLPEGSSCHALEEVATNWKTACDTKTQS; encoded by the coding sequence ATGGACACGTTCAACACCAGAGGCACGGGCTCGGAACGGCCGCGGCCGCACGTCGTACTGCTGGCCAGCCCTTCGGCAGGCCACCAGATTCCGCTGGCAGAGCTTGCGCGGCGTCTCGTCGAGCACCACGGCTTCGCCGTCACGCTGGTCACCTTCGCCAACTTCCCCCTCCCGGCGCACGTCGTCGCCAGCTGCATTCCGCCCgcgaccgtcgccaccgccgtgctcCCCGCCGTGGATATGGATGACGTCCCCGCGCACGAGTGGCACGACATCATCCAGGTGTTCGTCCAGCTGGTCCGTCGCTCGCTCCCGAATCTCCGGGACCTTCTCCGCCGCATCCACGCCACCGCCGGGCCGCTCGCGGCGTTCGTTCCAGATATCTTCTGCTCCGAGGCGCTGCTCGTCGCTGGCGACGTCGGCGTTCCGGGCTACTTCTTTCTCCCCTCCAACCTCAACTGGCTTGCTCTCGAGCGACGCTTCGTGGAGCTGCACCGCGGGCTGCCTCCCGGCGAGTACCGTGATTTCCCAGAGGATGTCGAGTTTGCCGAGGGCGTGTCGCTGCACCGCACGGAGCTCCCCGTCGTATTCCGTAACTCCAACAGTCTGGATTTCCAGCGACTACTAGTGAGTTCCCGGCGATACCTCCTGGCCGACGGCTTTTTGGTCAACACCTTCGACGAGATGGAACCTGCCCTCGTCGAAGCGTTCAAGGTAGCGGCGGAACAAGGCACGTTCCCGCCGGTGTTTGCCACGGGGCCGCTCATCCGCCCGTCAAAACAAGAACCCGACGTCGACGACCGGCACTGCTTATGCTTAGAGTGGCTGGACCGCCAGCCGATAGGCTCGGTGGTTTATGTCTCCTTCAGCACTCTAGGAGGGCTGTCTCTGGAGCAGACCACGGAGGTTGCCGCTGGGCTTGAGGGCAGCGGCCAAAGGTTCCTCTGGGTCGTGCGGATGCCAAACCTGGCGTTACCAGCGGCAGCAGACGGTGACCCGTTGGCCTTGCTCCCCGAGGGCTTCTTGGAGAGGACGGCAGCCAGGGGCCTCGCCGTCACGGCGTGGACGCCTCAGGTGCGCGTGCTATCCCACCCAGCCACGGCGGCCTTCTTGTCGCATTGCGGGTGGAACTCGACGCTGGAGAGCGTGCAGTCTGGTGTGCCGATGGTCACGTTGCCGATGGGCGCGGACCAgacgatgaatgcagcgatcttgGAAGAAAAGCTCGGGATGGCGCTGCGGCCGTCAGCGCGAGAGGACGGCATCGTGGGGCGCGAGGAGATCGCgaccgccgtgaaggagctcctcGTGGAGGGAGAGAGGAGGCGGGACGCACGGCGCCGGGCGGGAGAAATGCAGCAAGCTGCGGTGAGTGCATGGTTGCCGGAAGGTTCGTCGTGCCACGCGCTTGAGGAAGTCGCCACCAATTGGAAGACGGCGTGTGACACGAAAACACAAAGCTAA
- the LOC127296754 gene encoding hydroquinone glucosyltransferase yields MDTLNTSGTGSERPRPHVVLLASPPAGHRIPLAELARRLVEHHGFAVTLVTFANLPLPAHVLASCLPPATVATAVLPAVDMDDVPAHDIIQVLVQLVRRSVPNIRAFLRRISATAGPLAAFVPDIFCSEALLVAGELGVPGYFFLPTNLNWLALERRFVELHHGLPPGEYRDFPGDVELAEGVSLHRTELPFVFRDSNSLDFQRLLENSRRYPLADGFLVNTFDEMEPALVEAFKLAAEQGAFPPVFAAGPLIRRPNPEPDVDDRDCLCLEWLDRQPIGSVVYVSFSTLGGLSLEQTTEVAAGLEGSGQRFLWVVRMPNLALPAAADGDPLALLPEGFLERTAARGLAVTAWTPQVRVLSHPATAAFLSHCGWNSTLESVQSGVPMVTLPMGADQTMNAAILEEKLGMALRPSAREDGIVGREEIATAVKELLVEGERRRDARRRAGEMQQAAVSAWLPEGSSCHALEEVATNWKTACDTKTQS; encoded by the coding sequence ATGGACACGCTCAACACCAGCGGCACGGGCTCGGAACGGCCACGGCCGCATGTCGTACTGCTGGCCAGCCCTCCGGCAGGCCACCGGATTCCGCTGGCAGAGCTGGCGCGGCGTCTCGTCGAGCACCACGGCTTCGCCGTCACGCTCGTCACCTTCGCCAACCTCCCCCTCCCGGCGCACGTCCTCGCCAGCTGCCTCCCGCCCgcgaccgtcgccaccgccgtgctcCCCGCCGTGGATATGGACGACGTCCCCGCGCACGACATCATCCAGGTGCTCGTCCAGCTGGTCCGTCGCTCAGTCCCGAACATCCGGGCCTTTCTCCGCCGCATCAGCGCCACAGCCGGGCCGCTCGCGGCGTTCGTTCCAGACATCTTCTGCTCCGAGGCGCTGCTCGTCGCTGGCGAGCTTGGCGTTCCGGGCTACTTCTTTCTCCCCACCAACCTCAACTGGCTTGCCCTGGAGCGACGCTTCGTGGAGCTGCACCACGGCCTGCCTCCCGGCGAGTACCGCGATTTCCCAGGGGATGTCGAGCTTGCCGAGGGCGTGTCGCTGCACCGCACGGAGCTCCCCTTCGTATTCCGTGACTCCAACAGTCTGGATTTCCAGCGACTTCTAGAGAATTCCAGGCGATACCCCCTGGCCGACGGCTTTCTGGTCAACACCTTCGACGAGATGGAACCTGCCCTCGTCGAAGCCTTCAAGCTGGCGGCGGAACAAGGCGCGTTCCCGCCGGTGTTTGCCGCGGGGCCGCTCATCCGCCGGCCAAACCCAGAACCGGACGTCGACGACCGGGACTGCTTATGCTTAGAGTGGCTGGACCGCCAGCCGATAGGCTCGGTGGTTTATGTCTCCTTCAGCACTCTAGGAGGGCTGTCTCTGGAGCAGACCACGGAGGTTGCCGCTGGGCTTGAGGGCAGCGGCCAAAGGTTCCTCTGGGTCGTGCGGATGCCAAACCTGGCGTTACCAGCGGCAGCAGACGGTGACCCGTTGGCCTTGCTCCCCGAGGGCTTCTTGGAGAGGACGGCAGCCAGGGGCCTCGCCGTCACGGCGTGGACGCCTCAGGTGCGCGTGCTATCCCACCCAGCCACGGCGGCCTTCTTGTCGCATTGCGGGTGGAACTCGACGCTGGAGAGCGTGCAGTCTGGTGTGCCGATGGTCACGTTGCCGATGGGCGCGGACCAgacgatgaatgcagcgatcttgGAAGAAAAGCTCGGGATGGCGCTGCGGCCGTCAGCGCGAGAGGACGGCATCGTGGGGCGCGAGGAGATCGCgaccgccgtgaaggagctcctcGTGGAGGGAGAGAGGAGGCGGGACGCACGGCGCCGGGCGGGAGAAATGCAGCAAGCTGCGGTGAGTGCATGGTTGCCGGAAGGTTCGTCGTGCCACGCGCTTGAGGAAGTCGCCACCAATTGGAAGACGGCGTGTGACACGAAAACACAAAGCTAA